The sequence ACTGAATATTTGTGTTCTCTAAACCAAATGAATACATAACATTCACACCACTTTTTGCAGAAGTGATATTGTTGGCGAGTAGCAGGATCTAGCCACCCTCTTGTCTGGGGTCACATCTGACCTTCAGCAAGGCCGAGAGAGGGCGCAGAGGGTGGAGTTGGTCCTTGAAGCAGCAACATACCTTCCCCAGGACTTCCAGGctctgaaaagaaaatgtctgcTCTGTGGACAGCTGCATGAGGATGAGTCCTGACAGGCTTCGTCCATCTTTGAGCCTCAAAGTCCTTGGGCCAGAGTCCAACGAAACTCCGTCCATCCAAGGTGGACAGACAGATTCATCACAACATCTCTATTACACCACATGCACCTCTAGAACAATTAAAGCACATATGCGCACACCcacacagtgaaacagctgGTAAGTCCTGAATTAAAGGCTGTTACAGAGacttttagagttttttttcaAGGTTGTAAAGCTAGGACTTTTGCCTGAGGTGGAGGAATGTGTGACATTCCATTCAGCTGAGTGTCGTCTCCCTCCACACCCCCAGAGCTTTAGCAGGTAACTACTTCTGTCTATACCTCGTAAAGTGAGCCTGTTGGTTTGTCTGTGTCAAACACTAGACAAGGAGAACTGCATTTCAGAGGTAGGTGCAATGCTGCAGCCACGTCTGCCATGTTCTAATGGGGAATGCATTTGCACTTATGGAGAAATGGGAACACTTAAGGCCAGGTGAGACTAAAAACAAAGTTCTACTAAACCttgcagcaaaaaaaagaagctaCACCGTACTCCACATACTCATACTACAAAGCGACATTTTTAAACTGTTACTTTGACAATGATCTCTATGTTTTTTCATCATAAgggtgaaaatgtttttagccCTGAATTATCCCCAATACACACTTTTATCATTCCTTCCTTACCATTTATCACAGAAATCATATAATATCCTAGATTATTTAGATATATGATTCCTATATGACTTCTATGGCATCAGAGAGACTGACAGCCCAGCTTGAAGTTTGCACTAACCATTGTATGtacattatatttatatattaggCATTAATCCCGATGCTCAGATTCCTAGATCCAGGGATGAAGTGCAAAGTAAATCCACCTAAACACAGTTTGCAGTTCTTGTCATTTGATGGAATATGACTTAACCCAGCCCACCAGTTTTTGGCTGACAGAAGTCTGtctttaataaacacatgatATAGGGAATAATAAGAAGAATCAAACTGATTTAAGACACATGAAGCAAGGTTGTAAGTAACTTAACAGCAAGGTCAAAGTTCTCAGAAAACAGATGACAGCAACAAATACTCCTATGTTCCTGGAGTGTTTATTAGCTTTAATAGGGACTACTAACACGCAGTTACTGGGTCCCTtgatatttataaaaacaagatatttaaCAAACCTGATAGTATgctttaaagttttttttgtgtgtgttcttcttcctgctctctACAAAGGACCTGGGCAAATTTACTGAGCAGGTTTGCCCAGCTACCTCACCTGTAACTTCACCTCTGATACACTCACAGGAAGTCAATACAAGAAATGTGCATTAGAGCTCGAAGACACAAGAGGAACAGATTCAGCAGCTGACGGCTGGAGGTACCATGCAAGTGCTGGTCAATACCAAAACCTTCTCTCTACATGTTAGAATCACCCACCAACTGCTCCAATAAAGTGATTTTACTACATACTATACATGCCTACTGCTATAATTACTGTTGATAAGCTTTTAGCTACTGAGCTGCACTCGCAGCCCTCGATGCCTTCAGGGTGAAGCCCCAGTCTTTAATAAATCTGGATGACAACCTTGATGGTGAGGAGGGCTCTGTGTGCGTGTAACTCGGAAGAACAAACCTCATGAATAAAGTGAAACTTGCTCATGTGAATTTCTGTTGTCTCAAGACAAATGGCTGGAAGCGCTTCAATTTTTCACACCTCAACACTGCCTGAAAGTTTCATGCATATTTTTACACAATATGCATAATGGGAGGGAGACACATTCAGGGTGCACCCATCTCCATCGCCCTCTAGTGCTTGGAGGTTAAGCTCACCAGAGgacagattattattttattgtgtgatTGTTCAGCAGCATACTTGGAATGCTTTAATGAGTATGTGAAATGTGTGCGACCGCTGCTGTATTCCTCCCAGAGAGCAGCTCACCACCGCCTTCACCTTCAAGCCATGTGCGAGTATTCCCAGAGAAATGGGCTGATTCATATGTGTGTTATGCTTCActgtaacacagacacactccagtGCAGTTTATAATGAGGAATGTTATTGTTACACCTTTTGAAATGGCTGTGTAACATGGCCCCGTGCTGTTTTCAGAGACTTAAGTTGAGTGACCACAGCTTTTACACATAATATTATTCAAACAGCCACACAAAAATAATTCATAATGTAGAAAGTCCTTGTTCAATCATCAAATGTAAATAAACCTGTCTTGTCATTTGTTATTCATTATTCTCTGAAATTCATTATTAGCCTACGTTCATTTTACACTAGTTTCCACAGAGGCTGGATTTTTGAGGCCAGTCAGTTTCAGCTACAACGTGTTCAGCTGTGCTCCTTCGTTACACTGTGCTCACATGTTTGCAGCTCCACGCCTACTCATAGTTCCCCATCAGAAACAGGGAACTCCTCTCTGAGCTCCAAGTAATTCATAAATAAGTTGATAGTGAAatgggaggaagaaaaacaaaaacatgtttctggATTTTGAactgatttttacatttcagttcggtgcttgaaaaaaaaactggaagcTCAAATCGCTCTGTGTGACATTAATGTTGGAACTGCATGGAAgcctctcagccaatcaaatccaGCTTTTCTCTGATTTCACCGTTTCTCCTTTCCAGTTGTCTTGAACACACCATAACTCCCATGTGGCCAGACCTCCAAGTCTGTAAAGGCtctgaaactgtgaaaaaaggGCTCTAATGATTCAATTTAAGGGTATTtgtgaaattttattttgggaataaataaattatttaggCCATAGAAATCAGTCCTGGCAGAACTTTGACAGTGGAAATGAATTTCAATCCATGTCAGGGTTTTTATGCGTCTACCTGGAGTTTTCCTCTTCACCAGTAAAAATGTGGAAtatttgcagtttttatttcagtaaagacctttaagagaaaaaaaaaaaaaaaaaaaaaactagtttgGGGCAAATGTTTCACACGTTGGTGCCACGCCCTATACTTACAGGTAAAAGATTAAAGACCGCAGAgaggtgttttcttttcttttctttcttttcttttttttttctagcatgCAGTAAATGACTCATtgcttctgttttgttgttccATTATCGCTGTAGCCATCTAATCAGGGAATGATTTCCACCTGAGATGCCAGATGAGCATAATTACCTGTCtaatgcaacttaaaaaaaaaaaaaaaaaaagcaggattgAGAACTAGTGCAATAACAGGGTCAAATTTCACTGTTCATTGTGTAGAAAGATAAATCCTTAAAGCACATCTGTACCCTGTTTGCCTGCTCATCTTCCCTTTTACCATATAAGGCTGCTGAAATCCATCTCAGCTGCAGTTGGGTTAAATATGTGGACAGGTTTGTTTTCCATATAAGGGTGTCATCTGCCAATCCCACCCCTGACTGGCTCCTGCTTCTCTGGGGTTTCTACCTGAAAAGGAAGATCTTGTTCTCTAATTGAATAAGATGCAGTGGTAAACAGAAAATTACCGTATTGGGAAAGGCAACATGGCACGCGAATCTTTGAGATTTAAGTTTGAATATATAATGTTGGTTAAATATAGAGTCTGAGGGCTGCTGGAGGTAGTGTTTCACACCTGAGGAAAGGAGGTGGGTCTACTTTCGGAGGTGTGCTCACTACCGTGCCTCCTCCCACTTGACTCAACTTGCTCCCATTCCTTCAAACCCTTCAGCTCTTCACTGCAGCTGTTAACTATTTTGCTGTGCAGCCAGATCCCTTCACACTCCAGGAGTGAAAATGGTGAGTATTTTTTTGCGAAACATAACAAAATTGATCTACTTTGGGCTGTATTGGCTATCAGTTTTGGGTAGTTCATGTGAAATATGATTGAGAAAATGAAGCTTAATTAGGCCTACTATTCTCTCAAATCCAAAGTTTATCAAAGAAACGTGTGGTCCTACTGAGGCCTGCTTGTCTGTAGATCCAGTGTGAGGTCTTtggtgtttctttttgtttaactTAAAGGAAAGTTTTGGCTGAGCACATTGGGGGGATTCAGTGTTTGAAAGGGCCTGTTCAAGGTGTGGTTTTCTGTAAAATGGTGGGGGCTTTTTCCTTGCTTCAAACTTGTTCTCGGAGAATGCCTCAGGGCGGTTTTTCTTGTGCTAACTTGTTCCACACTGACTGGAATGTGACAGAGCCAAGGCCTTGAACACTTACAGGCAAGCTATACCCATGGAATGTCACTGTTGAGGAGCTGGAAGGATTTTTTGTACTTTGAATGACATAATCGAGGGCATTGCAGCTTTTTAAATTCCCCaactttgatcatttttttataCTCTTATGCGCCCATGTTCTGGTTCCCATTCCAAGATACAAAGCATCAGggagcaacttgtgcaaaagaaTGAGCAATGGACCATTTACTGCATATCCActcaacaggaaaaatacatatGATTATCTGAACTGTTAATATACTCACAAAGCCAAACCAGCCCAGAGTTCATTTTAATGAAGAACAACAAACTCTTTGCTCCAAACAGTCTCATGTAACACATTGAGTGTGATCTTGATACAGGCATCAGGAGTAAAGGTCCCGGATGATGTTGTGACTTTCTAccaagaaaatatgaaaatacacaagCATGGAGCGGGTACTGATGACCAGTATAAGTTTTTGCTGCTCAAGATTGACAAGGATAAGGTGACAATCGACGAACGCGTGCAAGTGAAAGAGctgaagggagagaaaaatatcTTCAAGAAGATCCTGGAGATGCTGCCCAAAGGCGAGTGTGCCTACGCTCTCTATGACTGCAGCTACGAAACCACGGAAACTCAGAAAGATGCAATGGTCTTCATAATGTGGTAAGTTCCTGAACTACAAATGAAGCATCCATTACAAATGTGTTGATTTTTGCAGCCGCATGCAGGTGATGGCATGGGCTACAGAGCAATGCAAATCGTTAGAAATGGTAGATTTTAAATGAATTGAAATGCCAGCTTCCAGCAAAAGAAATGACCAAAAGCATGGACCCACCTTATTGTAAGACTTTTGActgatggtgattttttttttttttttgtatccagtACTCTGGAGGAAACATCAGTCAAGGAAAGAATGCTCTACGCTAGCTCCTGTGTAAATGTCAAGAAATGTTTTTCAGgtaagttgttttttgttccttGGACATTTTGTCTGGATCATTTAAAATTCTTCTTTTTTAGATTTTACTCGTAGTTTAGACCCTTGCATGTAGGCCAACAAGGTCTTGGTCATGAACCAGAGGAAGTCAAATTAATAACTGGCAATTAGCAATTCAATGCCATCAACCTTTAGAACAAAAATTGTGAAAGTGTTTCACATCTTTTAATTACATGCAAATGAGCTTCATTCTGATAACTTATCAGCTTTTGAACCAGTATCTGCCCCCCACCTTTTAACCTTCTCAACAAAATAATTCTGCTTAGAGCTTCTCCACATTTTTCATCTTCATAACATCACAAGCCCAAATCTTTGCCTCCTGCATTTTCTCTACAGGAGAAAGCAGTATAAATGTTGGCTAGATTTTCCCAAACAGTGAATATAACATGTTGGTTCAACTTGAGtggtaatttttttaatttttttttttattattgtcattcTCCTCAGGTGTCAAATTTGCGTGGCAGATAACTGATCAATCAGACCTCTATGACCTGGATGTTTTTGTGGAAAAGCTGTCAGATCTATCAAGAGCAACCATTACCAAGATTGAGGGGGTAGAGCTGTCAAACATCAAACGtgacaaatgatgatgatgatgatcaagATGCTGCTGCCCACAAATGAGCTGGGAGGAGAGAAGCACAGTCTTTGTCCTGGGATGACATCAAAGATGGGACAGGACTAAAGGGAAGGGTTGGGCTGCAAGCTGAAACACACAATCCCAATATTTTTGTCCTATTAAACTGTCCAATCTCTCTTGACTCAGTTGTACATTAATGAGTTTTCAAATCACTgacatcaattttttttttttttttaaatataaacatcCATTTTGAAACTGCACATATTCCTGCATTcaccattttgttttctgttcagtgACCACTACTAGTTCGATGGAAAACCAAATGGTTAATGAAGAATGTGACTAATCCATTGCAACTTTTATACTTTGTAAAACATAAGATAAATGCCGTACCTGGTCTGAGATATTTGGTCCATGGATTCTTAAGTGATGCTCTTTAATTCAATTATAACAACCATTTGCATCTATGATGTAACTTTACAAAAAGAAGCAGATACCCCAATGCTGCCTTTGTGGAAAACACTTCAGCACTTAGCTTCCATCTGTCAGTGCTCGATCTACTGCTTGGGTATTCTCAAATAAACTATTCAATGCAACTAGCAGTAACTtgcgcatttgtgtgtttttttccccacatctgACTTTCATATTGATGCTCTAATGCTCAGCTTTTTCACTTCAAAATGACTACATGTTATTGGAATCACCTGGTTAATGGTTTTGGAAGCACAATGGAAAAATGTGGCAGGTAGTTTCTGGAAGAAAGGCCACTCCCCTCTTCcattataataatatttgaTGTATTTATCTGTAGCTCACTGTCTGTGCATTAATGTAACTAACTCAGAGAGGGTGCAGGTTTCCTTTAagtcatttcagttttcacCCTCAGTCCACTCATCTGCTGCCAACAAATGAAATTCAAGAGCCTTCAGAGACTGCTTCAACTTTGATGGGTTATTCTGTGCCATGGTGTCCAAACACAAGTTAGTTACTTTGCATCCTGTTAGAATACAATGTTACTGAAGTTCTTGGCCACAGCCATTGAGACTAAATGATGAAATGACTTACCTGCTTGTAGAAACAAACTGGGAGAGGCTATAGAGGCAAGCTCTGACCATTTCTTGCCAGACATAGTCCGTACATGCCTAAAACCCTGTACTCTATGTGGTGAGTGGGGCATATAAAGGGAATAAAATTGGATTCTTTGCATTGGCAAGTGAGCAACTGCCAGTGATTTGTAGCCACATCCACTGTTAGTTTAAAGGAGTCCAAATGGAGCAACTGAATAAAAGCCACAGAGGCCATTTTGGAATGAGCAGATAAAAGCAGctaatcatcagctgtgtgtatAATTAATTCTCTGAACTGAGTGGATCATTTAAAGGCCTGGAGTCATCACCAGGATGTCTGGTACATCAGCAGCCCGGTATTATCCATGACGAAATGCTATTATAATCCAGCATAGCGCTCATCCATGGGGTCATGAATCCCCAACAACACAACCAAAAATACTTGCATTTGTGAACACATTTCCAACCAGATCAAGGTTTTGCCGGCCCACTTTGAGCCTTGACTTCTCTAATTTCTGCACACTGGAGGTAAAATTTGTACCAagactgctttaaaaaaaaaaaaaaaagacatgacaaatattTTTTAACCTTCACTGTGATGCCTGAGGATGCCTTCAGAACTGGGCTGTCCATCATTGCAGTCCATTATGTTTGGTAAATAGATACATACCTACCAGCAgtttgatgttttgtgtttgtcacTGGATCTGAAACTAATTCAGTATCTTCACAAATCAAGTAGTCAATTCAACTGAGTCTTTGCTTTGTCTAATATTTCCTGCTGTACAGTACATGTACAGTAAATGCTGAAGAATCACAGACAGGCAATCACATAGCTACACTGTagtttattcattcatacaaattcaaattcatactgGGTCGTTGGCAGTAAGCTACAGAGGGTAGCGTACCCGAAATGTATTGCATCGTTGTACCATAAAATGTTCCCATCATTCAACCACATAGAAAAGACACATACAAAGTAATTGCACAGGTTGATGTACGTTTGACGTACAATCAGTTTCCCTTTTAACACTGAACTATGGGGAAATATGTGGGATAAGGCAGGGGGATAAATAACTTCTGACATAGCCAGAATTGTTGATGGAATGTGGGTTTCAATAAAGTTTGCAGCAGGATTTCTCCTCTAATCTTACATTGAAATCTTCATAATATCAAACATCTGATTCCTAAAGTTGCAACAAATGCAATTAACTACagtacaagagaaaaaaaaagttttggaatGCATAACTATGGTAATCATAAGGCATATTTGGTAGTTTTGTGTAGTGTCTGCAGTCTTAGTCTCAGACAGACGTTCCTTCCTTCAGCTCCACATACTCTcccttgaaaacacacaaaagaaacatgTCAGAATAAACAAGCAGGCGGGTCAAACCAATTCAGGCACAGAGATGCACAGAGCAGAGTCAGTGCTCTCACCTTGCTCTCCAGGTGCTCCTGCAATGTTCTGACCGTGTCCCTCTCTTTGGTGAGCTGCTCTTGAGTGGCTTTGAGAAGCTGCTGGAGCTTGGTGGCCGCCTGGCCCAGGTCTTTGGAcagcttcttctccttctccagaCGCTCCTATTCCGACAGCAGTGTGAAACATTACTTCAGGTCAGATTTGTAAACTCAAAACACCACTTGGACACTGTTCACACATTATGTAAGATAAACTGGGGCAACTCTTCACAAAAGGAGTAATACACAAGAGTTTAAAtgtcaaaacacagcacagacgATAGTTCAGGTTAAAGCcagcctaaaaaaaaatgtttttcaaggGCTGACTGACCTGGCCAGGTCATTTTAAAGCTATCTGGTATGATGGAAGCTCAATAAAATATAATCTTCAATTTGGTCCATGAAGTGACCAGAAAAGCTCCGCCTGAGGATATTTTGAGGCCGCTGTTAAAACCTCTGAGATACAGCTTTACACTAGCACAAATACCTCatgccttgaaaaaaaaaaaaaaaaaatcaatactatTTTAAGACAATCCTGAATTGGATTGGTAGCCAttgaagaaaagtgaaaataggGGGTAATTCACTGCAGCATTCAACAGTAATCTGCAGACTCTCTGCTGGGTTTTGTAGGTACACAGGGAGCTACAATAGTCTAGTAgtgataaaataaaagcatggatCATGGCTAAAGGTCAGGTCTTAGAGCATTATTTGTTACAACACCTTTAGTTGAGCAACATCTTCTGTGTCAGCCTGCGGTGAATCTCCAGCGGTCTTCAGGAGATCCAGTTGAGCTTGGAGTTCTGATACAGTCTTCTGCGCCTGAGATAAGACAGCAAATTGGACAAAGATGTTACCCACTGTCTGTTTATACAACTTGTCTTTGCACAGATCTGCTCAGCTGAATATTCCCGTTTTCACAGCCACAGTATTTACTTAATGGCTGCtacaaaaacagacagcacCTGTTCGTACTCCTCAGAGAGCTGCTGCGTCCGAGCCTCCTCCCCGAGCAGCTTCTCTGTTGTCTGATTCAACTCACACCGGACCTGATGACAGacaaatacattcacacatgcatgttaTGAGCACATAAATGTGAGTATGTAAACACTCTTTGTGCCACTACTACTTGCCCGCACGCACAAACACGCAAAAGCTGTTCAACCTGTGTGCCAAGTTAGTTCACCTCTCAGACAAATTCAGGCAAAAGGTTCAAGTCAAATGCAAAATTCGCTGACGCTAAGAATCATTCAAAACAAATATCTGAGAAGTGAGGAGAAAAAGTGAGCATGCcaagaaagatgaaaaacagcagTGGTTAATGTGGAGCAGACAGCGCACTTGGTCAATGCAAACAGTGGTTAGCATAAACAGCTGCTGGGTCTGGAAGTACTGGACAGACTGGAAATACTGCAACAGAATCATTTGTTACTCAATATCCTGGTACTGTGGAAACATCCCTCATTCAGGACACGGCTTTGACCAAAGTCTGTTCATGCAGCAGAGGGTGTATACGACTGCCCCATAATCCAAATAGGTCCATAATAAATTTGCTGCATGTAAATCCATGACAAATTTCTGAGTTTTCTGCCAGACTGTAGCCAAACTTAGGCGCGTGATATCTAATAGGGCATTTTTTAGTTTCTGGCCTAGTCAGCGGAATCCACTGTCCAGTACTCTCCGACAGGAAGTGAAGGGTGCCCTGTGACCTTTGCACCCTGACCTGACTGGGTTGAGCCTCAGCTGGGCCGTTCTGCTCTCGCTGAGCCCGCATCGTGGCTTCGCTCAGCTGCTCTTTGACCTGAAACAGGAAGCCGTTGCTCGTCACTGGTTACATAACCTACATCCATCCACGAACCCCTTTTGTGTTACACGTCACTGGTTACCTTCCCAGCTGGTTGTGCGGATCAAGGAGAAACACCTATGAATTCCTTGAAATGCCACAGCTCATAGAAATCACTTGCAC is a genomic window of Myripristis murdjan chromosome 15, fMyrMur1.1, whole genome shotgun sequence containing:
- the cfl1l gene encoding non-muscle cofilin 1-like, with product MASGVKVPDDVVTFYQENMKIHKHGAGTDDQYKFLLLKIDKDKVTIDERVQVKELKGEKNIFKKILEMLPKGECAYALYDCSYETTETQKDAMVFIMCTLEETSVKERMLYASSCVNVKKCFSGVKFAWQITDQSDLYDLDVFVEKLSDLSRATITKIEGVELSNIKRDK